One genomic segment of Sebastes fasciatus isolate fSebFas1 chromosome 17, fSebFas1.pri, whole genome shotgun sequence includes these proteins:
- the acot13 gene encoding acyl-coenzyme A thioesterase 13, with product MVSLSLNSLKQIMRAMVDNQGFDRVLRKVDVLSASPGKVVCELRVDEEHTNRGGTLHGGLTATLVDVISTMAIMYTERGAPGVSVDMNITYMNAAKIGEDVLITAQVLKQGRTLAFATVDLTSKATGKLIAQGRHTKHLGSS from the exons ATGGTTTCTCTGTCTTTAAACTCGTTAAAACAAATAATGAGAGCAATGGTAGATAATCAGGGCTTCGACAGAGTCCTGAGAAAG GTGGACGTTTTGTCTGCGAGCCCAGGTAAGGTGGTGTGTGAGCTGCGGGTAGACGAGGAGCACACCAACCGGGGAGGGACGCTCCACGGCGGGCTGACAGCCACCCTGGTCGATGTCATCTCCACCATGGCTATCATGTACACTGAGAGGGGAGCACCAGGAGTCAGTGTGGACATGAACATAAC ATACATGAATGCTGCCAAGATTGGAGAGGACGTTCTCATCACTGCTCAGGTTCTGAAGCAAGGACGGACGCTGGCGTTTGCCACCGTCGACCTCACCAGCAAGGCCACAGGAAAGCTCATAGCACAAGGGAGACACACTAAACACCTTGGCAGCAGCTAA
- the c17h6orf62 gene encoding uncharacterized protein C6orf62 homolog encodes MGDPTSRRNQTRNRLRAQLRKKRESLADQFDFKIYIAFVFKEKKKKSALFEVAEVVPVMTNNYEENILRGVRDSSYSLESSIELLQKDVVQLHAPRYQSMRRDVIGCTQEMDFILWPRNDIEKIVCLLFSRWKGADDEPFRPVQAKFEFHHGDYEKQFLHALGRKDKAGMVMNNPTQSVFLFMDKQHLQTPKTKATVFKLCSLCLYLPQDQLTCWGVGDIEDHLRPYMPD; translated from the exons ATGGGGGACCCAACTTCACGAAGAAATCAAACAAGAAATCGACTACGAGCTCAACTTCGGAAGAAAAGGGAATCTTTGGCTGATCAGTTTGACTTCAAGATTTATATAGCCTTCGTTTTCAAAGAAAAG AAGAAGAAGTCTGCACTTTTTGAGGTAGCTGAAGTGGTGCCCGTGATGACCAACAACTATGAAGAAAACATCCTACGAGGTGTGCGAGATTCCAGCTACTCTCTCGAGAGTTCGATAGAACTCCTGCAAAAAGATGTTGTGCAACTGCACGCGCCCCGATACCAGTCAATGCGAAGG GATGTGATAGGCTGCACACAGGAGATGGACTTCATCCTTTGGCCACGCAACGATATTGAGAAgattgtctgtctgctgttctcCAGATGGAAGGGGGCTGATGATGAACCCTTTAGGCCTGTTCAG GCCAAGTTTGAATTTCATCATGGAGACTACGAGAAGCAGTTCTTGCATGCTTTGGGTCGTAAAGACAAGGCTGGAATGGTCATGAACAACCCAACTCAGTCTGTATTTCTCTTCATGGATAAACAGCACTTACAG ACTCCTAAAACCAAGGCCACAGTGTTCAAGTTGTGCAGCCTCTGCCTGTACTTGCCCCAGGACCAGCTGACCTGCTGGGGTGTGGGAGACATCGAGGATCACCTCCGCCCATACATGCCTGACTAA
- the gmnn gene encoding geminin: MSFAGTLKHGHQRSNENIQTFVTPSQKAMGPPRQTRQVLRPSAGNKDLGRSAQAGKVIPKRKQWSAEQTRGPKRVKAEVKSTQTEETQCLTDGMSNEAYELMVVETPPSTYWKEIAEERRKALYNVLQENEKLHKDIEAKDEQITQLKCENEELHDLAQHVQYMADMIERLTGKSPDNLEELRDIALDVVDDDDEEDDSKVAGQSEEEDADYSRSDSEEEEASDHNQAGPSRDQD; this comes from the exons atgagttTCGCTGGAACGCTAAAACACGGCCACCAGAGGTCTAATGAGAATATACAG ACTTTTGTCACACCATCTCAAAAGGCGATGGGACCCCCCAGGCAAACTCGACAGGTCCTCCGACCCTCAGCTGGTAACAAAGATTTGGGAAGGTCGGCTCAG GCGGGAAAGGTCATTCCCAAACGAAAACAGTGGAGCGCAGAACAAACTAGAGGTCCAAAGAGGGTGAAAGCAGAAGTCAAATCGACACAAACGGAAGAAACTCAGTGTTTGACAGATGGCATGTCCAATGAAGCATATGAACTTATGGTCGTAG AAACACCCCCTTCCACCTACTGGAAAGAGATAGCTGAGGAGCGTCGGAAGGCCTTGTACAATGTTTTACAGGAGAACGAGAAG TTGCACAAAGACATCGAGGCCAAAGATGAACAGATCACGCAGCTGAAGTGTGAAAATGAAGAGCTGCATGACCTGGCacaacatgtacagtacatggcTGATATGATTGAG AGGCTGACTGGGAAGAGCCCTGACAATCTGGAGGAACTGAGGGACATTGCTCTTGATgtggtggatgatgatgatgaggaggacgACAGTAAAGTGGCAGGTCAGAGTGAGGAAGAAGACGCTGATTACAGTCGGAGTGattcagaggaagaagaggcctCAGACCATAACCAAGCTGGACCTTCAAGAGATCAGGATTAA